The Cryobacterium roopkundense sequence ACGACGGGGGTCATGGTGGAGTCAAGCTCTCGATATGGAACAGCTGCGCATTCATTTGGGCTTCGACCGGGTGGCTTTAGTCGCGCATTCGGCTGGAACGCGCCTGGCTATTGCCTACGCCTCGCAATTCCCGCGAAACGTTGCGGCCCTGGTACTGATCACCCCGCCCGCAGGGTACCTGGTGGATGAGCCGACGGACACCCCCAATCTCATTGAGCGACGAAGCGGAGACACAGATTTCGAACGTGCACTACGAGTCCTGAAAGCGGGACCGGCAACATCCACTGACGACGATTTCACCGCCTGGCAGCGTGACTCGGCAGCCGCGGGTTACGCGACTTGGAATGAGACGGGGCAGGCGCACGCAGACTCCGGGCGCTGGAATCTAACCGCAGCAACGGCATATTTCAGCGTCGACTCACCACGCGATCTCGCCTCGCGGCTGAGTGAGATGAGGGCGCCCGTGCTGGTCATTGCAGGGGCGCAAGACTGCCTCGTCGGCGTTGAGCCCGTCAAAATCTTGGCGGGCTTGTTCCCCGCCGGAGAATTCGTCACGATCGACGCGTGCGGGCACTATCCCTGGGTCGAGCAACCGGCAGCATTTCGACGCGTCATGCAGACGTTCCTCAGGCGTCTGCAGCAGATCACGTCGGATTCGTAGGGGGTTCCGCAATCAATCGCGCGGTACTTCCGTCTCATACCGATCTTCGAGAACTCGGTTGACGAGGGCGCTGAACGTTTCGGATGACCGATTCGGCGTTCCTGACCAAGCGGATGTTGTCTACATTCCATCCGATTGAAGGTTGGTCCTTGAAACAGGCTCTGGTGACGACTGCGCTCCCTTTGCCGTGGACAAAACAGCCTTGGAGCTTTCCACTAGTCAAGACCTGGTGAGGCGATTGACATGTCGCTCCGGTGGGCGATGATCGCGGCGTGGGGTCGCTTGCCCGGATCGGTTCGAGTGTGCACCTCATAAACCACGAATCCGGCGGTCTTGAGCTGAACGCTCATCTCTCCGACGGGCCAGAAATACGCGGTGGTGACGGCGTGCGAGAACGGCACAACGGAGTCGCCCTCGAAGAAGGCGATGAGGAGACTCCCGCCAGGTGCAATGCATCGAGCGAACTCACACAAGACAGGCGCCAACTCATCGGGCGCAAGGTGGATGAGGGAGTACCACGCAAGGACTGCAGCTGCGTATCCGTCTGGGACGTCGAGATCGCCAAGCGACCCTGTTCGGAAAGGGACCGCCGGAAATCGTGCTTTCGCTCGCCCGATAAATTCTTGAACCTGATCGACGCCCTCCGCCTCCACACCGAGTTCCCTGAGGAATTCCGTCCAATGCCCAGGACCGCATCCCGCATCGATTACCCGCCCCCGTAGGTCGCTCGCCCACTTGGCGACAAGCCGCTGATCCGATTCGTGCGTATTCGCCATCGACCCGAGTAGTGCCGTGTACTCCTCTGCTCGATCGGCATACGCCTCTCGAACCACATTGCCAGTCACTGGATCGAGTCTAAGTGAATCCCCGCTGGGGGCTCCCTCCGTCTGCGGGCATAGAGAACGACCAGGTTCCGGCATCCACCTCGTGTCGTCGGGTTGCCTAATCGGGATGGATGATTCCGTGTTCTGCGCGCGCCTGTCTGAGCAGTGCGTGGCCACCTTCACAGTTGGGCTCGATGTCTTCGCCGGGTGCGATAGGCATCTCCTCATCAGACCGCACTACCCCTGGACCGACGGACAGGCCGAACGCCTCAAGCGCGCCCTGTCCACCGACTGGGCCTACAAACGCAAATACACCAGCAACAGAAGCCGCGCCGACGCCCGTGCACCGTGGCTGACCCCATCCAACACTG is a genomic window containing:
- a CDS encoding alpha/beta fold hydrolase; this translates as MPRYDSSDGSALYYEDIPGVGGGIPVIVLAGGAARHPSYLGDLAGLGEEHHLIMPHLRGVGLTEAPSDPRRGSWWSQALDMEQLRIHLGFDRVALVAHSAGTRLAIAYASQFPRNVAALVLITPPAGYLVDEPTDTPNLIERRSGDTDFERALRVLKAGPATSTDDDFTAWQRDSAAAGYATWNETGQAHADSGRWNLTAATAYFSVDSPRDLASRLSEMRAPVLVIAGAQDCLVGVEPVKILAGLFPAGEFVTIDACGHYPWVEQPAAFRRVMQTFLRRLQQITSDS
- a CDS encoding class I SAM-dependent methyltransferase, translating into MTGNVVREAYADRAEEYTALLGSMANTHESDQRLVAKWASDLRGRVIDAGCGPGHWTEFLRELGVEAEGVDQVQEFIGRAKARFPAVPFRTGSLGDLDVPDGYAAAVLAWYSLIHLAPDELAPVLCEFARCIAPGGSLLIAFFEGDSVVPFSHAVTTAYFWPVGEMSVQLKTAGFVVYEVHTRTDPGKRPHAAIIAHRSDMSIASPGLD